AGTGGTTTAAAATCTATGTAGTTTGTGCTTTAGCTGCGAAAACTGCTTTATATACCAATCCGGCTAAAATTGCACCAGCGATAGGGGCAACCCAGAATAACCATAGCTGGCCTACTGCTTCGCCACCAACAAATAAAGCCTGACTCGTGCTTCTTGCAGGGTTTACAGAAGTATTGGTTACCGGAATGCTGATCAGGTGGATTAATGTTAACCCCAGGCCAATGGCCAGACCTGCAAAGCCTTTTGGTGCTCTTTCATCTGTAGCTCCAAGGATAATCAACAGGAAGATAAAGGTCATCACTACCTCTGTTACCAGTGCGGCGGTCATACTGTATTTACCAGGGGAGAGGTCGCCGTAGCCATTTGTGGCAAAGCCACCAATGGCGCTTCCATTGCCGGTTGTGATAACATATAATATACCGGCAGCGGCTATTCCACCCAGAACCTGTGATATGATGTAAGGGATCAGTTCTTTTCCGTCGAAACGTCCGCCAATCCATAAGCCAATTGAAACGGCCGGATTAAGGTGTGCTCCTGAGATGTGTCCTAAGGCATAAGCGATGGTGACTACTGTTAAGCCAAAAGCAAGAGCTACTCCGGCAAAGCCGATTCCTGCTCCAGGATAATTACAAGCCAGAACAGCGCTTCCGCAGCCGCCCAGAACCAACCAAAATGTTCCAATAAATTCTGCTACAAGTTTTTTCATTTTTCTACATTGTTTAATGATGAGTGTTTAATAGATGTTTATAAATGAAAAGTTAACAACAAATATTCAATATTCCTAATGAGAATAACGGCTGTATCAGAATGATTAGAACCATTCCAAATTGTTAGCTGCAATTTCTTTTAACATCCCCATAAACTCAAGGCAATATTAGTGCTTTAGGTTTGAGCCAGAAACAAAACAAACTATGAAAACAAATTTATTCGAAACCAAGACTCTGGCTTTTATCATCGCCGGTTTTGTCGCAGCAGCAATCACCATAACTGCCTGTAAAAAAGATAAGAGTAAGGAAACTGAAGAAACTTCCGTGTTCAAGGATTATTCGGTAAATCCCGCGTTGGTAAAAACTTTAAGTGGTTTTGATAATATTAAAATCACTACTTTGATCAGCAGTGACGATGTATTGCCAGGTTCACCTGACTTTGTTTACGGTGCTCAGCCAGATGGGGGTGCAATGATGAAGGATCCAAATAGTGATGGTTACATTATGGTTAATAACCATGAGATTTTATTCTCAGTTTCTCGTGTATTTCTGGACAAGAACTTAAAGCCTTTAAAGGGGGAGTACATTCTGGATGCAGCTGGTGGTAAAACGAGATTATGCTCTGCTACACTGGCCACTCCCGAAGAACACGGGTTTCCTTTTCCGGTATTTTTAACCGCAGGAGAGACTGATGGAGAATCTTCAATTGAAGCTGTTAATCCTTTGGGACCTGTTTCGGATAAGAAAAAGAACAATTCTCTTGCGGCATTAGGTAAAGCGAGTGCAGAAAACGCAGTTCCGCTTTCGAAAAACGCTTATCCTGGAAAAACGGCTATTTTTATAGGCGAAGATCAAAGTAGCGGTACGAGCATGGGGCAGGTGAATTTGTATTTGTCTAATACAGTCGGCGATCTTAATAATGGAAAGCTTTACATGCTTCGCAGAACAAATCTAAATGTGGTAGAGACCGATATGAACGTCAATTCCAGTTATGATGTGGAGTTTGTTGCCTATGACGATGTGAAAACAAGTACAGGTGCGCAGCTCGCTTCGCAAACCATTACTAAAAGTGCAATTCAGTTTGCACGTGTTGAGGATCTGGATTATGGAAAAGGTGATGCTACCGCAAACCGTACGCTTTACTTTACTGCCACAGGAGTAAGTGGTGATAAGATTAATCCGAAACCAGGACTAACCATGTGGGGAAGGGTTTATAAACTGGAATTAGATGCATCCAGTCCTCTTAAGGGGAAATTAACTCCGCTAATCGATGGAGTTGTTGATCCTGGAAACAGCCTTGTAAATCCGGATAACATCTGTGTAACCAAGAACTATGTCTACATTCAGGAAGATGGGGATTCTTACTATGAAGCTGTTAAGCATGATGGGCGTGTATGGCAGTATAACATTGCAACTAAAGAGCTTAAACCGATGATTGAAATGAACCACCGTCGTGATGACCTGACTTTCAATTCCAAATATAATGTTGCAAACGACAGGCGTCTGAGTACATGGGAATACGGTGCGATGTATGATATTTCTGATTTAATCGGAGTACCAAATACCATCGTTTTGAACCTTCATCCACATACCTGGACCAGTGATAAATTTAAAAACGCTGATGGAAGTGGAATCACAACCAATAAAGAAGGTGGCCAGACGGTTATTCTAAGTGGTGTTCCAAGATAAGTAAAATTGCTTTATCGTCGAGAACTCTTTCCTGAATGGGGAAGAGTTTTTGGCTTTTTATTAAAAAATAATATGCCTTTAAGAAGATTCATATTGCCAGTCATCGCTCTTTTTGTGTTGCTTTCTGTATACTGTACAAACTCATCCCCGAAACCAGGAATGGAGATGGTAAAGGATCTCCTGATTACTCAAAGTGATTCATTGAACCTTTCTTTGAACCAATTAGATGAAGCTGCCCGTGGTCGTGATACTACTCTGCTGAGGAAACGTTTTCTGGAAACCAGAAACGCCTTTAAAAAGATGGAATGGTTTTGTGAATATTATGCCCCCGGACTTTCAAGAGAAGTGAATGGTCCTCCTTTGCCAGAGGTGGAAGTGGAAGAAAATAAATCGACAGAACCTTCCGGACTGCAGGTGATTGAAGAGCTGATTTATCCTGCACAGCCCTCGGAAAAAGAAAATCTAAAATTGGAAATCACTTCTTTGAGAGCAAGTCTTGTTCGTCTTAAATCAACAATTGTCCAGACTGAACTCACGGAAGCCCATGTATTTGATGCTTGTAAGCTGGAAATTTTTAGGATCACCATTACCGGAATTACCGGATTTGATACTCCTTTATCTGGTTCAGGTATTGCCGAGGCGGGAGTATCGTTGAAAGCAGTGGCAGGAGTGCTCCAAATGTTCGGAAAAAATGAGGCTCTGCAGAAACAAATTGATCAGGCTGTTTCTTATGTTGGTCAGCATGTTGATTTTAATGCTTTTGACCGGATGACCTTTATCAGGGTTTATGCTAATCAGATTTCAAAAGGCATTCTGAAATGGCAGAACGAGTTAAAGATCAAGCCACTGGAAACTGAACTGGCATTGTACAATAAAGCCGGGACCCTCTTCGATAGCGGTATTTTTAACATTAAGCATTTTGTAAATAGTGCCGAAGCGATTCCAAGTCCGGAAAAACTGGCTATCGGGAAAGCCTTATTTAATGATCCGATTGTATCCGGATCTGTAAGAACCTGTAACAGCTGTCATAAGCCAGAACTTGCTTTTTCAGACGGATTGATAAAAAGTCCGTCGCTGACACCAGGAGAATCCGTACAAAGAAATGCCCCTACACTGATGTATGCCGGATTGCAGAATGCGCAGTTTTATGATATGCGCTTCAGTAGTCTGGAGAATCAGGCCATGGATGTGATTGCGAACAAAGATGAAATGCACGGCTCTATTGAAGAAGCTGCTAAGCGTTTAGAAAAAGACCAACGATATTATCTTTTATTTCAAAAAGCTTTTCCAGCTATGGAAAAAGAGATTAAGCCCCGCTTCGTAATGATTGCAATTGCAAGTTATATTCGTTCTTTGAGCCCTTTCAATTCCAGGTTAGATCAATACATGAGAGGGGATAATCAGAAAATGAATCCAAATGAACTGAAGGGATTCAATTTATTTATGGGGAAAGCGAAATGTGCAACCTGTCATTTTATGCCATTATTTAATGGAACTGCCGGACCATCTTTCTCTAATACTGAAGGCGAAGTTTTAGGAGTATTGCAGGATCCTAAAGCCAAAAAGCCTATAATTGATTCTGATGAAGGCAGGTATAACTGGACCAAAATGGATGTGTTGAAATTCGCTTTTAAGACGCCTACATTGAGAAATATTGCTTTAACCGGGCCATATATGCATAATGGTGCGTATGAGACACTAGAAG
This region of Pedobacter steynii genomic DNA includes:
- the aqpZ gene encoding aquaporin Z, which encodes MKQCRKMKKLVAEFIGTFWLVLGGCGSAVLACNYPGAGIGFAGVALAFGLTVVTIAYALGHISGAHLNPAVSIGLWIGGRFDGKELIPYIISQVLGGIAAAGILYVITTGNGSAIGGFATNGYGDLSPGKYSMTAALVTEVVMTFIFLLIILGATDERAPKGFAGLAIGLGLTLIHLISIPVTNTSVNPARSTSQALFVGGEAVGQLWLFWVAPIAGAILAGLVYKAVFAAKAQTT
- a CDS encoding cytochrome-c peroxidase, whose amino-acid sequence is MPLRRFILPVIALFVLLSVYCTNSSPKPGMEMVKDLLITQSDSLNLSLNQLDEAARGRDTTLLRKRFLETRNAFKKMEWFCEYYAPGLSREVNGPPLPEVEVEENKSTEPSGLQVIEELIYPAQPSEKENLKLEITSLRASLVRLKSTIVQTELTEAHVFDACKLEIFRITITGITGFDTPLSGSGIAEAGVSLKAVAGVLQMFGKNEALQKQIDQAVSYVGQHVDFNAFDRMTFIRVYANQISKGILKWQNELKIKPLETELALYNKAGTLFDSGIFNIKHFVNSAEAIPSPEKLAIGKALFNDPIVSGSVRTCNSCHKPELAFSDGLIKSPSLTPGESVQRNAPTLMYAGLQNAQFYDMRFSSLENQAMDVIANKDEMHGSIEEAAKRLEKDQRYYLLFQKAFPAMEKEIKPRFVMIAIASYIRSLSPFNSRLDQYMRGDNQKMNPNELKGFNLFMGKAKCATCHFMPLFNGTAGPSFSNTEGEVLGVLQDPKAKKPIIDSDEGRYNWTKMDVLKFAFKTPTLRNIALTGPYMHNGAYETLEEVMDFYNKGGAAGMGIKLDNQTLSPDPLNLSEKEIQDIIAFLKTLNDQ